One genomic segment of Erysipelotrichaceae bacterium 66202529 includes these proteins:
- a CDS encoding elastin, with translation MKETEFFYEPCVDENQTVHNMKRQLLFLKQYTASLRLHSALYGEESVQLQVEDELSDYLNYTRSIVQTSKNSSYVHKDPVLEAMERQRRARERVQKQDQKAYVLLQGILQLKDLEKELLLDLYVRGLERSLVLRHQGDIVESTLNRRLRRACLHLAVLLHQEVLLTHT, from the coding sequence ATGAAGGAGACTGAATTTTTTTATGAGCCGTGTGTGGATGAGAATCAGACGGTTCATAATATGAAAAGACAGCTGCTGTTCTTAAAGCAGTATACGGCTTCCCTGCGTCTGCACAGTGCGCTGTATGGAGAGGAAAGTGTCCAGCTACAGGTCGAGGATGAGCTCAGTGATTATCTGAACTATACACGCAGCATTGTACAGACTTCAAAAAACAGCAGCTATGTACATAAGGATCCGGTGCTGGAAGCGATGGAGCGTCAGCGAAGGGCCAGGGAAAGGGTGCAGAAGCAGGATCAGAAAGCCTATGTGCTGTTACAGGGAATCCTGCAATTAAAGGATTTGGAAAAGGAGCTTTTACTGGATTTGTATGTGCGCGGGCTGGAGCGAAGCCTGGTGCTGCGCCATCAGGGAGACATCGTGGAAAGCACATTAAACAGACGCCTGCGACGTGCCTGTTTGCATCTGGCGGTGCTTTTGCATCAGGAAGTATTGCTTACACACACTTAG
- a CDS encoding inositol monophosphatase: MDYQEIYERLFIASKTAGIVADMMQATIINEGKQVETVDGEDERHKRMREAKTRADEIVQEILLQALLPEYQDVLSLDVEEETGSRTCFSKQDYAYTLVLDPIDGTLDYLHQKDTWSICSAIIHEHDVRLAIVYFPKRDIMYTYVEGKESRVYHQLKLSKVEDGEILNNRYEKAPSVIYKNSRLSADLVQQLQSRGFEVIDDSTKELGCPDAILACMKGEALAYFSDTRNIRDILLGAVLSKMEHGHAYDYCGNETGWASHGRQKEIVFSLFEKNKIF, translated from the coding sequence ATGGATTATCAGGAGATATACGAACGCCTGTTTATCGCAAGCAAAACAGCGGGAATCGTTGCGGATATGATGCAGGCAACGATTATCAATGAGGGCAAGCAGGTGGAAACGGTGGATGGTGAGGATGAACGTCATAAGCGCATGCGTGAGGCAAAAACCAGGGCGGACGAAATCGTTCAGGAAATTTTATTACAGGCGCTGCTTCCCGAATATCAGGATGTGCTGAGTCTGGATGTAGAAGAGGAAACAGGAAGCCGTACCTGCTTTTCAAAACAGGATTATGCCTATACGCTGGTTCTGGATCCGATTGACGGCACACTGGATTATCTGCACCAAAAGGATACCTGGTCAATCTGCAGTGCCATCATTCATGAACATGATGTGCGCCTGGCAATCGTATATTTTCCGAAACGGGATATTATGTATACGTATGTGGAGGGGAAGGAAAGCAGAGTATATCATCAGCTGAAGCTAAGCAAGGTTGAGGATGGTGAAATTCTGAACAACCGCTATGAAAAGGCTCCCTCAGTCATATACAAAAACAGCCGCTTGTCAGCGGATCTCGTGCAGCAGCTGCAGTCACGCGGCTTTGAGGTTATAGATGACAGTACAAAGGAGCTGGGCTGTCCTGATGCGATTCTGGCATGTATGAAAGGGGAAGCCCTCGCTTACTTCTCCGATACCCGAAATATCCGTGATATACTGCTGGGAGCAGTGCTGTCCAAGATGGAACACGGGCATGCTTATGACTATTGTGGGAATGAGACAGGCTGGGCATCACATGGCCGACAGAAGGAAATTGTCTTCAGTTTGTTTGAAAAAAATAAAATATTTTAA
- a CDS encoding AAA family ATPase, with protein MEQKKKKIPVGLSNYQEMKTEKYYVVDKSLMIKEFLDSGAKVTLITRPRRFGKTLNMSMLAEFFDYTKDSRMIFEDTAITQTAYANEINQYPTIFLSFANCKGNEENIKINIYYVLRKKMGEYLALLDNVKLDKDFVNRYQMIYDSLAKEEDFARVQFSIMLMCELLYKISGRRIMLFIDEYDTPFIEAHVNNCYDELHGALAGMLSSALKDNPYLQYAMLTGIQRVAKENTPQADFSLFLGLNNLKVHTVASSNYASYFGFVEEEVKAMLEYYGLPYSDAVKAMYDGYHIGDEDIYNPWSVINYVSEKQLAPYWVNVSSSGMIKKAMEEADAEFHAQYETLIRTRKLETVVDLQTSFYEYSSNASLWGLFVNAGYLTITGVDDGLYSLVVPNEEVMEAFKTLTLDYMKKDPDGFTKMMRGLTRKNPQMFLENYRKFLLKTTSYHDLINENSYHTLLLGMCACLYADYEVKSNQEAGKGRYDIILQCKTNKYPSYIIELKYLKKEEYEKRPELLQEKCKEAVEQIEANRYDIAISGNVIYIALAHSGKDVEMVWKETMK; from the coding sequence ATGGAACAAAAGAAGAAAAAAATACCAGTTGGTTTATCCAATTATCAGGAAATGAAGACAGAGAAGTATTATGTGGTAGATAAATCCTTGATGATTAAAGAATTTTTGGATAGCGGTGCGAAGGTAACACTGATCACACGTCCGCGCCGTTTTGGAAAAACATTAAATATGAGTATGCTGGCAGAATTTTTCGATTATACTAAGGATTCCAGAATGATATTTGAAGATACAGCTATTACGCAGACAGCATATGCAAATGAGATAAATCAGTACCCTACTATCTTTTTGAGCTTTGCGAATTGCAAGGGTAATGAAGAAAATATAAAAATAAATATTTATTATGTATTACGAAAAAAAATGGGAGAATATTTGGCATTACTAGATAATGTAAAGCTTGATAAGGACTTTGTAAATCGTTATCAGATGATTTACGATTCCTTGGCAAAAGAGGAAGATTTTGCACGTGTACAATTTAGCATTATGCTAATGTGTGAGTTATTATATAAGATTTCTGGTAGGCGCATTATGCTGTTTATAGATGAATACGACACGCCGTTTATCGAAGCACATGTAAATAACTGTTATGATGAATTGCATGGAGCTTTGGCAGGGATGCTGAGCAGTGCATTGAAGGATAACCCTTATTTGCAGTATGCGATGCTGACAGGGATTCAGCGTGTTGCGAAGGAAAATACACCACAGGCGGACTTTAGCCTATTTTTAGGATTAAATAATCTGAAAGTGCATACGGTAGCCAGTAGTAATTACGCTAGCTATTTTGGCTTTGTGGAAGAAGAAGTAAAAGCTATGCTGGAATACTATGGCTTACCTTATAGCGATGCAGTAAAGGCGATGTATGACGGTTATCATATCGGTGATGAGGATATCTATAATCCATGGTCAGTTATTAACTATGTTAGTGAGAAACAACTGGCTCCCTATTGGGTGAATGTCAGCTCATCGGGAATGATAAAAAAGGCAATGGAGGAAGCGGATGCGGAATTTCATGCACAATATGAGACACTGATCAGGACGAGAAAATTAGAAACGGTCGTTGATCTGCAGACATCCTTTTATGAGTATTCCAGCAATGCCAGCCTGTGGGGGCTTTTTGTGAATGCCGGATACTTGACGATTACAGGTGTGGATGATGGCTTGTACTCCTTGGTTGTACCAAATGAGGAAGTGATGGAGGCATTTAAAACGCTGACCCTTGACTATATGAAAAAGGACCCAGACGGATTCACAAAAATGATGCGGGGATTGACACGTAAGAATCCGCAAATGTTTTTGGAAAATTATAGAAAATTCCTCTTAAAAACCACAAGCTACCATGACCTGATCAATGAGAACAGCTATCACACCCTGTTATTGGGGATGTGTGCATGTCTGTACGCAGATTATGAGGTAAAAAGCAATCAGGAGGCGGGAAAAGGAAGATATGATATCATCCTGCAATGTAAAACGAACAAATATCCATCGTATATCATAGAGCTGAAATATCTGAAGAAAGAGGAATATGAAAAGCGACCGGAGCTACTACAGGAAAAATGCAAAGAGGCTGTTGAACAGATAGAAGCGAATCGATACGATATTGCGATTAGCGGGAATGTAATCTATATCGCACTTGCACACAGCGGTAAGGATGTGGAAATGGTATGGAAAGAAACCATGAAATGA
- a CDS encoding AAA family ATPase: MEQKKKKIPVGLSNYQEMKTEKYYVVDKSLMIKEFLDSGAKVTLITRPRRFHRNSVDTFGIRQEAR, translated from the coding sequence ATGGAGCAAAAGAAGAAAAAAATACCAGTTGGTTTATCCAATTATCAGGAAATGAAGACAGAGAAGTACTATGTGGTAGATAAATCCTTGATGATTAAAGAATTTCTGGATAGCGGTGCGAAGGTAACACTGATTACACGTCCGCGCCGTTTTCACCGAAATAGTGTCGATACCTTTGGTATCCGACAAGAGGCGCGCTAG
- a CDS encoding glycosyltransferase, translated as MDLDKKIVINMLSSADKVEGQGVGSAYLEQVNLVKEGADDLFTVEINSSKKADIIHSHTIDPQNYLKMKNNKNANVCYVHFLPDTLNGSIQLPKALFSVFKKYVISFYKTADYLIVVNPIFMKELEKYGIAREKMIYIPNYVSKEQFYVKPDSERKAIRERYGIKEDEFVVIGVGQVQTRKGVLDFVDVAKKLPEVRFVWCGGFSFGKITDGYEELKKVVENPPENVQFPGIIPRSDMNDVYNMADVLFMPSYNELFPMAILEAVNLHRPMVLRSLELYEDILFKKYQMADDNDSFAGLIRKLHEDRAYYERCAEDSAYISEYYSKENVLSIWKEFYTRVYEELQERKQKEGRA; from the coding sequence ATGGATTTGGATAAGAAAATCGTAATCAATATGCTGTCCAGTGCCGACAAGGTGGAAGGACAGGGTGTGGGGAGTGCCTATCTGGAACAGGTGAATCTTGTGAAGGAGGGAGCGGATGATTTGTTTACCGTTGAAATCAACAGCAGTAAAAAAGCCGATATCATTCATTCTCATACCATTGATCCGCAGAATTATCTGAAAATGAAGAACAATAAAAATGCCAATGTATGCTATGTGCATTTTCTGCCGGATACACTGAACGGAAGTATTCAGCTTCCCAAGGCACTGTTTTCGGTATTTAAAAAATATGTAATCAGCTTTTATAAAACAGCGGATTATTTGATTGTTGTAAATCCGATTTTTATGAAGGAGCTGGAGAAATACGGAATAGCAAGAGAAAAAATGATCTATATTCCAAACTATGTATCCAAGGAACAGTTTTATGTAAAGCCGGATAGTGAACGTAAGGCCATACGGGAACGCTATGGAATCAAAGAGGATGAATTCGTTGTGATTGGCGTGGGACAGGTACAGACACGCAAGGGCGTGCTGGATTTTGTCGATGTTGCGAAAAAGCTGCCAGAGGTGCGCTTTGTCTGGTGCGGAGGCTTTTCGTTTGGAAAAATTACAGACGGCTATGAGGAATTGAAAAAGGTTGTGGAAAATCCGCCGGAAAATGTGCAGTTTCCGGGAATCATTCCACGCAGTGATATGAACGATGTATATAACATGGCGGATGTACTGTTTATGCCATCCTACAATGAGCTGTTTCCGATGGCGATTCTAGAGGCTGTGAATCTGCATAGACCGATGGTGCTTCGTTCCTTGGAGCTGTACGAGGATATTCTGTTTAAAAAATATCAGATGGCAGATGACAATGACAGCTTTGCCGGGCTGATTCGCAAGCTGCATGAGGATCGGGCCTATTATGAGCGCTGTGCAGAAGACAGTGCCTATATCAGTGAATATTATTCCAAGGAAAATGTGCTGAGCATCTGGAAGGAATTTTATACACGGGTGTACGAGGAGCTGCAGGAACGTAAGCAAAAAGAGGGACGTGCGTAG
- a CDS encoding flippase-like domain-containing protein produces MKNSLRNYILNFVVIIGLTAVSLWFALKDNYHEIMHLISSISWYWLVIIFLWGMMYVMVLGQIITIFARRYQKNYTYRQGLSNALVGTFFSGITPSATGGQFGQAYVFKKQGIKYSDGASILWADFIVYQTTMMVYVTILFFLRYTHYMSIIGTWFLAILIGYIVNVCVISILWTMALFPRVYVKLSGHAVTLLAKLHIVKNKEKTLAAWTIQVEGFTKEINEMKHEKKIIVKTVLWNVVRMTVQFSLPFFIARALGIQLGPDKFVDCLALASFVLMTNAFIPIPGASGGTELVFVQLFRFLVGGLKASGIMILWRFSTYHIVILVGAFVFLHLKRKYDDEKYRRKKPKNIREVDS; encoded by the coding sequence ATGAAAAATTCATTGCGGAATTATATTTTAAATTTTGTAGTCATCATCGGACTGACCGCTGTTTCCCTGTGGTTTGCGCTGAAGGATAACTATCACGAAATCATGCATCTCATCAGCAGTATCTCCTGGTACTGGCTGGTTATCATTTTCCTGTGGGGGATGATGTATGTCATGGTGCTGGGGCAGATCATCACGATTTTTGCCCGGCGGTATCAAAAAAATTACACCTACCGGCAGGGATTGAGCAACGCACTTGTCGGAACGTTTTTCAGCGGTATTACACCAAGTGCCACCGGTGGTCAGTTTGGACAGGCGTATGTGTTTAAAAAGCAGGGAATCAAGTACAGTGACGGGGCAAGCATTTTGTGGGCGGATTTTATCGTATATCAGACAACCATGATGGTGTATGTTACGATTCTGTTCTTTTTGCGTTATACCCATTATATGTCCATTATCGGCACCTGGTTTCTGGCTATTCTGATTGGTTATATCGTAAATGTCTGCGTTATCAGTATTCTGTGGACAATGGCGTTGTTTCCGCGTGTTTATGTGAAATTAAGCGGGCATGCGGTGACCCTTTTGGCTAAGCTGCATATCGTGAAAAATAAGGAAAAAACACTTGCCGCCTGGACGATTCAGGTGGAGGGCTTTACCAAAGAAATCAATGAAATGAAGCATGAAAAGAAAATCATCGTTAAGACCGTGCTGTGGAATGTGGTTCGTATGACCGTGCAGTTTTCACTTCCATTCTTCATCGCTCGTGCCCTAGGGATACAGCTTGGGCCGGATAAGTTTGTGGACTGTCTGGCACTGGCAAGCTTTGTGCTGATGACCAATGCCTTTATTCCGATTCCTGGCGCAAGTGGCGGTACCGAGCTGGTATTTGTTCAGCTGTTCCGGTTTCTGGTCGGTGGCCTGAAGGCAAGCGGTATTATGATCTTGTGGAGATTCTCCACCTATCATATCGTCATTCTTGTGGGAGCATTCGTATTCCTGCATCTGAAACGGAAATATGATGATGAAAAATACAGAAGGAAGAAACCGAAGAATATCAGGGAGGTGGATTCATGA
- a CDS encoding MATE family efflux transporter — MKQNVNRYLAEEPIGRLMLKFSIPCIMSLLVSALYNIVDQIFIGRGVGYLGNGATNVVFPITIIALSLALLIGDGCAAFLSICQGKKDDENAHRSVGNAILFTILVSIVLTIFFILMKNQVLLGFGATENTLAYADEYFTYIVIGIPFFMFANMMNSIIRADGSPQFAMLSTLAGCLINVILDPLAIFVLGWGMMGAALATIIGQIVTAILALYYVKHLKSVTLTKSSFHLRFSLLKQILPLGISSFLTQISIVVIMGVMNNVLVIFGAQSKYGADIPLTVVGIVMKVFQIVISFVVGIAAGAQPIVGYNYGAQQMQRVKKLFRTMLLAEVAVGLVAMVCFEFFPLQIIQIFGSENDLYNEFAVLAFRLYLGTIVLCCVQKATSIFLQSLGKPVLSIGLSLLRDFVLSVPFVLLLPNMFGVEGTLYSAPLADIISFFVVIAVSIYILRHLDAEHALANEYYK, encoded by the coding sequence ATGAAACAAAATGTTAATCGTTATCTGGCGGAGGAGCCGATTGGAAGGCTGATGCTGAAATTTTCCATTCCCTGCATTATGTCACTGCTTGTATCTGCTTTATACAATATCGTCGATCAGATATTTATCGGCAGAGGTGTAGGATATTTAGGAAACGGGGCAACCAATGTTGTGTTTCCAATCACGATCATTGCATTATCCCTGGCACTACTGATCGGAGATGGCTGTGCTGCTTTTTTAAGCATCTGTCAGGGAAAAAAGGATGATGAAAATGCACACCGCAGTGTGGGGAATGCCATTCTATTTACAATACTTGTATCTATTGTATTGACAATCTTTTTCATCCTCATGAAGAATCAAGTATTACTGGGCTTTGGCGCAACAGAGAACACCCTGGCCTATGCGGATGAATATTTCACATATATTGTGATCGGTATCCCATTCTTTATGTTTGCGAATATGATGAATTCCATAATTCGTGCGGATGGAAGCCCGCAGTTCGCAATGCTGTCAACACTGGCAGGCTGCTTAATCAATGTCATATTGGACCCCCTTGCAATCTTTGTATTAGGCTGGGGTATGATGGGAGCCGCACTTGCGACGATCATCGGACAGATTGTCACCGCTATACTGGCATTGTATTATGTGAAGCATTTAAAATCCGTCACCCTTACAAAAAGCAGCTTTCACTTACGCTTTTCATTGCTGAAGCAAATCCTGCCACTGGGCATCAGCAGCTTTCTGACACAGATATCCATCGTTGTCATTATGGGGGTTATGAACAATGTATTGGTCATTTTCGGTGCGCAGTCAAAATATGGTGCGGATATCCCGTTGACTGTGGTTGGCATCGTTATGAAGGTCTTTCAAATCGTCATTTCCTTTGTGGTTGGAATTGCGGCAGGGGCACAGCCTATTGTTGGATACAACTATGGCGCACAGCAGATGCAGCGCGTGAAAAAGCTGTTTCGTACGATGCTTCTTGCCGAGGTAGCAGTAGGTCTTGTCGCTATGGTCTGTTTTGAATTTTTCCCATTACAGATTATCCAGATTTTCGGCAGTGAGAACGATTTGTATAATGAATTTGCCGTGCTGGCATTCCGGTTATATCTGGGAACGATTGTTTTATGCTGCGTACAGAAGGCAACCAGTATCTTTCTGCAATCGCTGGGAAAGCCGGTATTGTCCATCGGCCTGTCGCTTTTACGTGATTTTGTGTTAAGTGTTCCCTTTGTGTTACTGCTGCCAAATATGTTTGGTGTTGAAGGAACCTTATATTCTGCGCCGCTTGCGGATATTATTTCCTTTTTCGTTGTAATTGCAGTTAGTATATATATTTTGCGGCATCTGGATGCGGAGCATGCGCTTGCCAATGAGTATTACAAATGA
- a CDS encoding glycosyltransferase, protein MRIGLFTDTYTPDINGVVSSIVTLQRELEKNGHDVYVITNHKAMTMKKEGNVLRLPGLELKWLYGYKLSTPYHFSARDEIKNMHLDVIHVHTEFGVGMFGRIVAKYLNIPVVTTYHTMYEDYTHYVNRFEIDEVDKVTKKVVSTFSRSISDSAQAVISPSEKTKETLLKYGVKTPIYVIPTGLNFDKFHPDNIDPQQVQAIREQYGIHEDERLIVFVGRIAQEKSIEIPIEGFRYVKDPKIKLMIVGGGPQLEELQEMVKRYHLEQQVIFTDKKLPEEVPAYYACADCFVSASLTETQGMTYIEALACGLPVFARYDDVLKDLVIEEDSGFLFETGQEFADKLTDFMHRSDEERKAFSKRALEKIVKYDSKVFYSKVLSVYYQAINDFEDAYEVIKIKTLDDYVRIYVQNDKEDQPQKLLIDLDDYFTYKIRLHTMLDRYTVAHFQKKEIVLEAYRGAIRKLRMRDYTRKEMGTWLHRQPGLSVEDVESILSELEEKGYINDALYMQQKIEKMQFSLSGKGNIRRTLINKGLPAEDVDQALSMLDDEEERLRALKMAEKLMATIKDKSRKMKKQTIVQKLISLGFDSDIARSTSERLNFEEEDDSEALNKTIAKAIRSNSRKLSGQPLKNKVLVYCMQKGFLHEDIMNRLNEMEWRDEQ, encoded by the coding sequence ATGAGAATTGGGCTGTTTACCGATACGTATACACCGGATATCAACGGTGTTGTCTCCAGTATTGTAACACTGCAAAGGGAGCTGGAGAAAAACGGACATGACGTTTATGTCATTACCAATCATAAGGCGATGACAATGAAAAAGGAAGGCAACGTTTTACGTCTGCCTGGGCTGGAGCTGAAATGGCTGTACGGCTATAAGCTGTCAACTCCGTATCATTTCAGTGCCAGGGATGAAATCAAAAACATGCATCTGGATGTGATTCACGTACACACCGAATTCGGAGTAGGGATGTTTGGCCGCATTGTAGCGAAATATCTGAATATACCGGTGGTGACCACGTATCATACGATGTATGAGGACTATACCCATTATGTCAACCGCTTTGAAATCGACGAGGTGGACAAGGTGACGAAAAAGGTGGTTTCCACGTTTTCCCGCTCTATTTCCGACAGTGCGCAGGCGGTGATTTCTCCCAGTGAAAAGACAAAGGAAACACTGTTAAAATACGGTGTGAAAACACCGATCTATGTCATTCCGACCGGCTTGAATTTTGATAAATTCCATCCGGATAATATTGATCCACAGCAGGTACAGGCAATCCGCGAGCAGTATGGTATCCATGAGGATGAACGGCTGATCGTGTTTGTCGGGCGCATCGCACAGGAAAAAAGCATCGAGATTCCCATTGAGGGCTTTCGTTATGTAAAAGATCCGAAAATCAAGCTGATGATCGTTGGCGGCGGTCCGCAGCTGGAGGAGCTGCAGGAGATGGTGAAACGCTATCACCTGGAGCAGCAGGTCATTTTCACTGACAAGAAGCTGCCGGAGGAGGTTCCTGCCTATTATGCATGTGCAGACTGCTTTGTATCCGCATCCCTGACAGAAACGCAGGGGATGACCTATATCGAGGCGCTTGCCTGCGGTCTGCCGGTGTTTGCCCGTTATGATGATGTATTAAAGGATCTCGTGATTGAAGAGGACAGCGGCTTTCTGTTTGAAACAGGGCAGGAGTTTGCGGATAAGCTGACGGATTTTATGCACCGAAGTGATGAGGAACGCAAGGCCTTTTCCAAGCGGGCATTGGAGAAAATTGTGAAATATGATTCCAAGGTATTCTATTCCAAGGTACTCAGTGTGTATTATCAGGCAATCAATGATTTTGAGGACGCCTATGAGGTTATCAAAATCAAAACGCTGGATGATTATGTGCGTATCTATGTGCAGAATGATAAAGAGGATCAGCCGCAAAAGCTGCTTATTGATCTGGACGATTATTTTACGTATAAAATACGGCTGCATACGATGCTGGATCGCTATACAGTTGCCCATTTTCAGAAGAAGGAAATCGTACTCGAGGCTTATCGCGGAGCGATTCGCAAGCTGCGGATGCGTGATTATACCCGCAAGGAAATGGGGACATGGCTGCATCGTCAGCCGGGCTTATCCGTGGAGGATGTGGAAAGCATTCTTTCCGAGCTGGAGGAAAAGGGCTATATCAACGATGCTTTGTATATGCAGCAGAAAATTGAAAAAATGCAGTTTTCCCTAAGTGGAAAGGGCAATATTCGGCGGACCCTGATCAATAAGGGACTGCCTGCGGAGGATGTCGATCAGGCATTGTCCATGCTGGATGATGAGGAGGAGCGTCTGCGCGCCCTGAAAATGGCGGAAAAGCTGATGGCGACGATCAAGGATAAATCTAGGAAAATGAAAAAGCAGACGATTGTACAGAAGCTGATATCCCTGGGCTTTGACAGTGATATAGCAAGAAGTACATCAGAGCGCTTGAATTTTGAAGAAGAGGATGACAGCGAGGCGCTGAATAAGACGATTGCGAAGGCAATTCGCAGCAACAGCCGCAAGCTGAGCGGACAGCCGCTGAAAAATAAGGTTCTGGTCTATTGTATGCAGAAGGGCTTTCTGCATGAGGATATCATGAACCGTCTAAACGAAATGGAGTGGCGTGATGAGCAGTAA
- a CDS encoding HD domain-containing protein, whose translation MSSKIKELYDGYKGELKAMIISVNRGVTAKGAPYLSFVFQDKSGSIDAKYWNVSEELLHRFEPGMLVVMSGDVLCHQKQLQFRVQQMKELDETADVADYVKEGPVSQQELRENIQLYIDDITNTVMKQLVCGILQDHEKDFFEYPAATRNHHDFFSGLATHVLGMLQLAEQLCHLYPLLDKDLLYSGVILHDVGKTVELSGAIVSEYTTQGKLLGHISIMQAEVLAKAKELGVEDSEETMLLRHMILSHHGVYEYGSPVLPMVPEAEMLHMIDNIDARMNTLSKALEPVRDGGFTQRVFALENRSFYKSRYKNSDGK comes from the coding sequence ATGAGCAGTAAAATAAAAGAACTATACGACGGATACAAGGGGGAGCTGAAGGCGATGATCATCAGCGTGAACCGTGGCGTAACAGCCAAGGGTGCACCGTATCTTTCCTTTGTATTTCAGGATAAAAGCGGCAGTATCGATGCGAAATATTGGAATGTGAGCGAGGAGCTGCTGCACAGATTTGAGCCGGGGATGCTGGTGGTGATGAGCGGAGATGTGCTGTGCCACCAAAAGCAGCTGCAGTTTCGCGTACAGCAAATGAAGGAGCTGGATGAGACTGCCGATGTGGCTGATTATGTCAAGGAAGGCCCTGTTTCCCAGCAGGAGCTGCGTGAAAATATCCAGCTGTATATCGATGATATTACCAACACGGTAATGAAGCAGCTGGTATGCGGTATCCTGCAGGATCATGAGAAGGATTTCTTTGAATATCCGGCCGCAACCCGAAATCACCATGATTTCTTTTCCGGACTTGCGACGCATGTGCTGGGAATGCTGCAGCTGGCAGAGCAGCTGTGTCATTTATATCCGCTGCTGGATAAGGATTTGCTGTACAGCGGTGTGATTCTGCATGACGTTGGGAAAACCGTGGAGCTGAGCGGTGCCATTGTCAGTGAATACACGACACAGGGGAAGCTGCTGGGACATATTTCCATCATGCAGGCTGAGGTTCTGGCAAAAGCGAAGGAGCTGGGTGTTGAGGACAGCGAGGAGACGATGCTGCTTCGCCATATGATCCTGTCGCATCACGGGGTATACGAATACGGGTCTCCCGTATTGCCGATGGTGCCGGAAGCAGAGATGCTGCATATGATTGACAATATTGATGCACGCATGAATACCCTGTCCAAGGCTTTGGAGCCGGTGCGGGATGGAGGGTTCACACAGCGGGTATTTGCATTGGAAAATCGTTCCTTTTACAAAAGCAGATACAAAAATTCAGACGGTAAATAG
- a CDS encoding AAA family ATPase, with product MEAHVNNCYDELHGALAGMLSSALKDNPYLQYAMLTGIQRVAKENIFSGLNNLKVHTVASSNYASYFGFVEEEVKAMLEYYGLPYSDAVKAMYDGYHIGDEDIYNPWSVINYVSEKQLAPYWVNVSSSGMIKKAMEEADAEFHAQYETLIRTRKLETVVDLQTSFYEYSSNASLWGLFVNAGYLTITGVDDGLYSLVVPNEEVMEAFKTLTLDYMKKDPDGFTKMMRGLTRKNPQMFLENYRKFLLKTTSYHDLINENSYHTLLLGMCACLYADYEVKSNQEAGKGRYDIILQCKTNKYPSYIIELKYLKKEVYEKRPELLQEKCKEAVRQIEANQYDIAISGNVIYIALAHSGKDVEMVWNENK from the coding sequence ATCGAAGCACATGTAAATAACTGTTATGATGAATTGCATGGAGCTTTGGCAGGGATGCTGAGCAGTGCATTGAAGGATAACCCTTATTTGCAGTATGCGATGCTGACAGGGATTCAGCGTGTTGCGAAAGAGAACATTTTCTCAGGATTAAATAATCTGAAAGTGCATACGGTAGCCAGTAGTAATTATGCTAGCTATTTTGGCTTTGTGGAAGAAGAAGTAAAAGCTATGCTGGAATACTATGGCTTACCTTATAGCGATGCAGTAAAGGCGATGTATGACGGTTATCATATCGGTGATGAGGATATCTATAATCCATGGTCAGTTATTAACTATGTAAGTGAGAAACAACTGGCTCCCTATTGGGTGAATGTCAGCTCATCGGGAATGATAAAAAAGGCGATGGAGGAAGCGGATGCGGAATTTCATGCACAATATGAGACACTGATCAGGACGAGAAAATTAGAAACGGTCGTTGATCTACAGACATCCTTTTATGAGTATTCCAGCAATGCCAGCCTGTGGGGGCTTTTTGTGAATGCCGGATACTTGACGATTACAGGTGTGGATGATGGCTTGTACTCCTTGGTTGTACCAAATGAGGAAGTGATGGAGGCATTTAAAACGCTGACCCTTGACTATATGAAAAAGGATCCAGACGGATTCACAAAAATGATGCGGGGACTGACACGTAAGAATCCGCAAATGTTTTTGGAGAACTATAGAAAATTTCTCTTAAAAACCACAAGCTATCATGACCTGATCAATGAGAACAGCTATCACACCCTGTTGTTGGGGATGTGTGCATGTCTGTATGCAGATTATGAGGTAAAAAGCAATCAGGAGGCGGGAAAAGGAAGATATGATATCATCCTGCAATGTAAAACGAACAAATATCCATCGTATATCATAGAGCTGAAATATCTGAAGAAAGAGGTATATGAAAAGCGACCGGAGCTATTACAGGAAAAATGCAAAGAGGCTGTCAGACAGATAGAAGCGAATCAATATGATATTGCGATTAGCGGGAATGTAATCTATATCGCACTGGCACACAGCGGGAAAGATGTGGAAATGGTATGGAATGAAAATAAATAA